In Leisingera methylohalidivorans DSM 14336, a single genomic region encodes these proteins:
- a CDS encoding class I adenylate-forming enzyme family protein gives MNIAVWLQRMAAADAARPALFLGREQVADYSDFHARAASVAGWLQVQAVQPGDRVGIFMKNCPDYLIALYGIWYAGAAAVPVNAKLHGKEAKFILENSGARLVFTSPGLTEAVNGAGADLRCVDTAGAEYAEAMQAAPVSGPVFRAPEDLAWLFYTSGTTGRPKGVMITHRMLTTMAIAYFADVDQVSAADQALYAAPMSHGAGLYAIQHVLAGAAHVCPASGGFDEAEILDLAAHFGRVHMFAAPTMITRMTSEAKRLGRKGEGLRTVVYAGGPMYVTDIVEAVEHFGPKFVQVYGQGECPMAITALPRHDVQDRSHPRWRERLASVGRAQSVVEVRIGTPEGEFLPAGSHGEIMVRGDVVMPGYWNNPEATATTLVDGWLMTGDMGVLDADGYLTLQDRSKDMIITGGSNVYPREVEEVLLLHPGVREVSVVGRPHADWGEEVVAFVVGEAADAELDDLCNSRIARFKRPKAYICIGALPKNNYGKVLKTELRKRLAEDL, from the coding sequence ATGAACATTGCAGTATGGTTGCAGCGCATGGCGGCGGCGGACGCGGCGCGGCCTGCATTGTTTCTGGGGCGGGAGCAGGTTGCGGATTATTCAGATTTTCACGCCCGTGCGGCGTCGGTGGCCGGCTGGCTGCAGGTGCAGGCTGTGCAGCCGGGGGACCGGGTTGGCATCTTCATGAAAAATTGCCCGGACTACCTGATCGCGCTCTATGGCATTTGGTATGCGGGTGCGGCGGCGGTGCCGGTCAATGCCAAGCTGCATGGCAAGGAAGCTAAATTCATTCTGGAGAACTCCGGTGCCAGGCTGGTATTCACCTCGCCCGGACTGACTGAGGCGGTGAATGGGGCCGGCGCGGACCTGCGCTGTGTGGATACTGCCGGAGCGGAATATGCTGAAGCCATGCAGGCTGCCCCGGTTTCCGGACCTGTTTTCCGCGCGCCCGAAGATCTGGCCTGGCTGTTCTATACCTCCGGCACCACCGGGCGGCCGAAGGGGGTGATGATCACCCACCGGATGCTGACAACCATGGCAATTGCCTATTTCGCTGACGTTGATCAGGTGAGCGCGGCGGATCAGGCGCTCTATGCCGCGCCGATGAGCCATGGGGCGGGGCTTTATGCAATTCAGCATGTTCTGGCGGGGGCTGCGCATGTCTGCCCGGCTTCGGGCGGATTTGATGAGGCGGAGATTCTGGATCTGGCAGCGCATTTCGGCCGTGTTCACATGTTTGCAGCGCCCACGATGATCACAAGGATGACCTCGGAAGCCAAGCGGCTGGGCCGTAAGGGCGAGGGGCTGCGCACCGTGGTTTACGCAGGCGGGCCGATGTATGTGACCGACATCGTGGAGGCGGTGGAGCATTTCGGCCCGAAGTTCGTGCAGGTCTACGGCCAGGGCGAATGCCCGATGGCAATCACGGCGCTGCCGCGCCACGATGTGCAGGACCGAAGCCACCCGCGCTGGCGTGAGCGGCTGGCCAGTGTCGGCAGGGCGCAAAGCGTGGTTGAGGTGCGGATCGGCACACCGGAGGGGGAATTCCTGCCCGCTGGCAGCCACGGCGAGATCATGGTGCGCGGCGATGTTGTGATGCCCGGCTATTGGAACAACCCGGAGGCCACTGCCACAACACTGGTCGATGGCTGGCTGATGACCGGCGACATGGGGGTTTTGGACGCCGATGGCTACCTCACCCTGCAGGACCGCTCCAAGGACATGATCATCACCGGCGGTTCCAACGTCTATCCGCGTGAGGTCGAGGAAGTCTTGCTGCTGCATCCTGGGGTGCGCGAGGTTTCGGTGGTGGGCCGGCCCCATGCGGACTGGGGCGAGGAAGTTGTGGCCTTTGTCGTAGGGGAGGCAGCGGATGCCGAGCTGGATGACCTTTGCAACAGCCGGATCGCCCGTTTCAAACGCCCCAAGGCCTATATCTGCATCGGGGCGCTGCCCAAGAACAATTATGGCAAGGTATTGAAAACCGAGCTTAGAAAACGTCTGGCGGAGGACCTTTGA
- a CDS encoding branched-chain amino acid ABC transporter permease, whose product MDAILLQILNGLDKGSAYALIALGLTLIFGTLGVVNFAHGALFMIGAFCAVTLQRILNLSFETVDETQTDFLGNPLKVKTPYVEAWFGPEFGGSIIDWAVPLAILFAIPVMIGVGYVMERGLIKHFYKRPHADQILVTFGLAIVLQEVIKYFYGANPIQTPAPDALNGVMNLGAIIGMDIIYPVWRVVYFFFAVLIVGGIFSFLQFTTFGMVVRAGMADRETVGLLGINIDRRFTIMFGIAAAVAGLAGVMYTPINSPNYHMGMDFLVLSFVVVVVGGMGSLPGAVLAGFLLGILESFASMNEIKSLIPGIDQIIIYVVAIIILLTRPRGLMGRKGVMED is encoded by the coding sequence ATGGACGCCATTCTCCTGCAAATCCTGAACGGGCTCGACAAAGGCTCGGCCTATGCGCTGATCGCGCTGGGTTTGACACTTATCTTCGGCACGCTGGGCGTGGTGAACTTTGCCCATGGGGCGCTGTTCATGATCGGCGCCTTCTGCGCCGTCACCCTGCAGCGCATTCTGAATCTCAGCTTTGAAACCGTCGACGAAACCCAGACCGACTTTCTGGGCAACCCGCTGAAAGTGAAAACCCCTTATGTGGAGGCCTGGTTCGGCCCCGAGTTCGGCGGCTCCATCATCGACTGGGCAGTGCCGCTGGCGATCCTCTTTGCCATCCCGGTCATGATCGGTGTCGGCTATGTGATGGAGCGCGGGCTGATCAAGCATTTCTACAAGCGCCCCCATGCGGACCAGATCCTGGTGACCTTCGGACTTGCCATCGTGCTGCAGGAAGTCATCAAGTATTTCTATGGCGCCAACCCGATCCAGACCCCGGCCCCGGATGCGCTGAACGGGGTGATGAACCTGGGCGCCATCATTGGCATGGACATCATCTATCCGGTCTGGCGGGTGGTCTATTTCTTCTTTGCTGTGCTGATCGTCGGCGGCATCTTTTCCTTCCTGCAATTCACCACCTTCGGCATGGTGGTGCGCGCCGGCATGGCAGACCGCGAGACCGTGGGCCTACTGGGCATCAACATCGACCGCCGCTTCACGATCATGTTCGGCATCGCTGCTGCAGTCGCCGGCTTGGCCGGGGTCATGTACACCCCGATCAATTCCCCCAATTACCACATGGGCATGGACTTCCTGGTGCTCAGCTTCGTGGTGGTGGTTGTCGGCGGCATGGGCTCCCTGCCCGGTGCTGTGCTGGCCGGCTTCCTGCTGGGCATACTCGAAAGCTTTGCCTCGATGAACGAGATCAAATCGCTGATCCCCGGCATCGACCAGATCATCATCTATGTGGTCGCGATCATCATTCTGCTCACCCGTCCGCGGGGCCTGATGGGCCGCAAAGGCGTGATGGAGGATTAA
- a CDS encoding ABC transporter ATP-binding protein: MNVKPDFSRSANAATTAPAFLSVWDVHAYYGESYIVQGISFNVHEGEILALLGRNGAGKTSTLRSIARTGSPLVTRGEIWLDHKPLHNMESYEAASVGLGLVPEDRRIIPGLTVEENLQLAQIAPPVGWSLERLYDLFPRLGERRKQEGVTLSGGEQQMLAIARALARDIKVLLLDEPYEGLAPVIVDEIEKTLIHIKEQGMTTIIVEQNAVRALELADRAVILDTGGIVFDGTAAEVLENEELRSEYLAI, from the coding sequence ATGAATGTGAAACCCGATTTCTCCAGAAGCGCCAATGCCGCCACAACCGCGCCGGCCTTCCTGTCGGTCTGGGATGTCCACGCCTACTATGGTGAAAGCTACATCGTGCAGGGCATTAGCTTCAACGTCCACGAAGGTGAAATCCTGGCCCTTCTGGGCCGCAACGGCGCTGGCAAAACCTCAACCCTGCGCTCCATCGCCCGCACCGGCTCCCCCTTGGTGACCCGCGGCGAGATCTGGCTGGATCACAAACCGCTGCACAACATGGAATCGTACGAGGCCGCGTCCGTCGGCCTGGGCCTTGTGCCCGAAGACCGCCGCATCATCCCCGGCCTGACGGTCGAGGAAAACCTGCAGCTGGCGCAGATAGCGCCGCCCGTCGGCTGGTCTCTGGAGCGTCTGTACGACCTGTTCCCGCGTCTCGGTGAACGGCGCAAGCAGGAAGGCGTGACCTTGTCAGGCGGCGAACAGCAGATGCTGGCGATCGCCCGCGCGCTGGCCCGCGACATCAAGGTGCTGCTCTTGGACGAACCCTACGAGGGCCTTGCCCCGGTGATCGTCGACGAAATCGAAAAGACCCTTATCCACATCAAGGAACAGGGCATGACCACCATTATTGTCGAGCAGAATGCGGTCCGCGCGCTGGAACTGGCTGACCGCGCGGTGATCCTGGATACCGGCGGCATCGTCTTTGACGGCACCGCAGCCGAAGTTCTGGAAAACGAGGAACTGCGCTCCGAATATCTGGCGATCTGA
- a CDS encoding DUF2155 domain-containing protein produces the protein MRFAAAAVACALAMPAWGQERSAAQGSAAVLRALDKVNGHTMDAEVAIGASSEMFGLMVTVSDCRFPKENPTGDAFAFLTVRDPGDGATHFQGWMVASSPALNALDHNRYDVWVMRCSSS, from the coding sequence ATGCGCTTCGCCGCGGCAGCAGTGGCCTGCGCGCTGGCCATGCCGGCCTGGGGCCAGGAGCGGTCGGCGGCGCAGGGCAGCGCCGCGGTTCTGAGAGCGCTGGACAAGGTCAACGGCCACACCATGGATGCGGAAGTGGCGATCGGAGCCAGTTCGGAAATGTTCGGCCTGATGGTGACCGTGTCGGACTGCCGTTTCCCCAAGGAGAACCCGACGGGGGATGCCTTTGCCTTTCTGACTGTGCGGGACCCCGGCGATGGGGCCACGCATTTCCAGGGCTGGATGGTGGCGTCCAGCCCGGCCCTGAACGCGCTGGATCACAACCGCTACGATGTCTGGGTCATGCGCTGCAGCAGCAGCTGA
- the accB gene encoding acetyl-CoA carboxylase biotin carboxyl carrier protein, producing the protein MTNKSHEADVAFIKALAELLRENDLTELQVKRDYGDDDSLNVRVSRQTAMAAPMQVAVPATAAAPIAAAAPAAAAAPAAASDDPANHPGAVTSPMVGTVYLQAEPGSPAFISVGQKVSEGDTLLIVEAMKTMNHIPAPKAGTVKRILVEDGAAVEFGTPLAIIE; encoded by the coding sequence ATGACAAACAAATCTCACGAAGCGGACGTGGCATTCATCAAGGCGCTGGCGGAACTGCTGCGCGAAAACGACCTGACCGAGCTGCAGGTCAAACGGGACTATGGCGACGACGACAGCCTGAATGTGCGTGTCTCCCGCCAGACCGCGATGGCCGCGCCGATGCAGGTTGCCGTGCCTGCCACTGCTGCTGCTCCGATTGCAGCCGCTGCCCCTGCTGCCGCTGCAGCCCCCGCCGCCGCCAGCGACGACCCGGCCAACCACCCCGGCGCCGTGACCTCGCCGATGGTCGGCACGGTCTATCTGCAGGCCGAACCCGGCTCGCCCGCCTTCATCTCCGTGGGCCAGAAGGTGAGCGAAGGCGACACCCTGCTGATCGTCGAGGCAATGAAGACCATGAACCATATTCCGGCGCCGAAAGCGGGCACCGTGAAACGCATTCTGGTTGAAGACGGCGCCGCCGTTGAATTCGGAACTCCCCTGGCCATCATCGAGTAA
- the accC gene encoding acetyl-CoA carboxylase biotin carboxylase subunit, whose protein sequence is MFDKILIANRGEIALRVIRACREMGIKSVAVHSTADADAMHVRMADESVCIGPPSGSQSYLSIPAIISAAEITGAQAIHPGYGFLSENANFVQIIEDHGLTFIGPSAAHIRIMGDKITAKETALKLGIPVVPGSDGGVPDIAAARKAAAEMGYPVIIKATAGGGGRGMKVALNEKELASAFSTARSEAKAAFGNDEVYMEKYLQKPRHIEVQVFGDGKETGVHLAERDCSLQRRHQKVFEEAPGPSITPEERARIGKICADAIGKMGYSGAGTVEFLYEDGEFYFIEMNTRLQVEHPVTEAIFGVDLVREQIRVAEGLPLSFTQDELEINGHAIEVRITAEKLPNFSPCPGKITQYHAPGGLGVRMDSALYDGYSIPPYYDSLIGKLIVHGRDRTEALARLNRALGELIIDGIDTTVPLFHALLQEQDIHTGDYGIHWLERWLEDNQPG, encoded by the coding sequence ATGTTTGACAAGATCCTGATTGCCAACCGCGGCGAGATCGCCCTTCGCGTGATCCGTGCCTGCCGGGAAATGGGCATCAAATCGGTTGCTGTGCACTCCACTGCGGATGCCGACGCAATGCACGTCCGCATGGCTGATGAATCGGTCTGTATCGGCCCGCCCTCCGGCAGCCAAAGCTACCTGTCGATACCGGCCATCATCTCGGCCGCCGAGATCACCGGCGCCCAGGCAATTCACCCGGGCTATGGCTTTCTGTCGGAAAACGCCAATTTTGTGCAGATCATCGAAGACCACGGGCTGACTTTCATCGGCCCGTCGGCAGCGCACATTCGCATCATGGGCGACAAGATCACCGCCAAGGAAACCGCCCTGAAACTTGGCATTCCGGTTGTTCCGGGATCCGACGGCGGCGTGCCCGATATCGCCGCGGCCAGGAAAGCTGCCGCAGAGATGGGCTACCCGGTGATCATCAAGGCCACCGCCGGCGGCGGCGGCCGCGGCATGAAAGTGGCCCTGAACGAGAAAGAGCTGGCCTCCGCATTCTCCACCGCACGTTCGGAAGCCAAGGCTGCCTTTGGCAATGACGAAGTCTACATGGAGAAATACCTCCAGAAGCCGCGTCACATCGAAGTGCAGGTCTTTGGCGACGGCAAGGAGACCGGTGTTCATCTGGCCGAGCGCGACTGCTCGCTGCAGCGCCGCCACCAGAAGGTGTTCGAGGAGGCTCCCGGTCCCAGCATCACCCCGGAAGAACGCGCCCGTATCGGCAAGATATGCGCCGACGCAATTGGCAAAATGGGGTATTCCGGCGCCGGGACCGTGGAATTCCTCTATGAAGACGGTGAATTCTACTTCATCGAGATGAACACCCGTCTGCAGGTGGAGCACCCGGTAACCGAGGCGATCTTCGGCGTCGACCTGGTGCGCGAGCAAATCAGGGTCGCCGAAGGATTGCCGCTGTCCTTTACCCAGGACGAACTGGAAATCAACGGCCACGCCATCGAGGTCCGGATCACCGCCGAAAAGCTGCCGAATTTTTCCCCCTGCCCAGGCAAGATCACCCAGTACCACGCCCCCGGCGGATTGGGTGTGCGAATGGATTCGGCGCTTTATGACGGCTATTCGATTCCACCCTACTACGACTCGCTGATCGGCAAGCTGATCGTGCATGGCCGCGACCGGACCGAGGCGCTGGCGCGCCTGAACCGCGCCTTGGGCGAGCTGATCATCGACGGGATCGACACCACCGTGCCGCTGTTCCACGCGTTGCTGCAGGAACAGGATATCCACACCGGCGACTACGGCATCCACTGGCTGGAACGCTGGCTGGAAGATAACCAGCCGGGATAA
- a CDS encoding branched-chain amino acid ABC transporter permease codes for MFGLDKKDTSMLIIVAFLTLFAPFILNPFPTDSAMAQFNAGYPDLMQRFVIFGIFAIGFNILFGLTGYLSFGHAAFLGAGSYSAVWMFKLVGMNVIPAIVLSVIVAGLFALLIGFVSLRRSGIYFSILTLAFAQMSFNLAYSVLTPITNGETGLQLTLEDPRILGVSATADGSIPVTSLFGLEMRSTFELAVGPWAFQFNAGYYLCALILLAAFYLSIRIFRSPFGMMLRAVKSNQQRMNYTGLNTRPYTLAAFVISGMYAGLAGGLMASMDPLAGAERMQWTASGEVVLMTILGGAGTLIGPVLGAGFIKYFENIFSKINDNVLHSWFSFMPDGMEDAAVFLLHPFIGKGWHLTLGILFMLVVIFLPGGLVEGGQRIKGWLSRRKSKDSDTSSETNPAE; via the coding sequence ATGTTCGGACTGGATAAAAAAGACACCTCTATGCTGATCATCGTCGCCTTCCTGACGCTGTTCGCCCCCTTCATCCTGAACCCCTTCCCCACGGACAGCGCCATGGCGCAGTTCAACGCGGGTTATCCTGACCTGATGCAGCGTTTCGTGATCTTCGGGATCTTCGCGATCGGCTTCAACATTCTGTTCGGCCTCACCGGATACCTGTCGTTCGGCCATGCGGCCTTCCTCGGCGCCGGATCCTACTCGGCCGTCTGGATGTTCAAACTGGTGGGCATGAACGTCATCCCGGCGATTGTTCTGTCAGTCATCGTGGCAGGCCTGTTTGCGCTGCTGATCGGTTTTGTCAGCTTGCGCCGCTCAGGGATCTACTTTTCGATCCTGACACTGGCCTTTGCCCAGATGTCCTTCAACCTCGCCTATTCGGTTCTGACCCCGATCACCAATGGAGAGACCGGCCTGCAGCTGACGCTGGAAGATCCCCGCATCCTGGGTGTGTCCGCCACGGCTGACGGCTCGATCCCGGTGACCAGCCTGTTCGGGCTGGAGATGCGCTCAACCTTCGAGCTTGCCGTTGGCCCCTGGGCCTTTCAGTTCAACGCCGGCTACTACCTGTGCGCGCTGATCCTGCTGGCGGCCTTTTACCTGTCGATCCGCATCTTCCGCTCGCCCTTTGGCATGATGCTGCGGGCGGTTAAGTCGAACCAGCAGCGGATGAACTACACCGGCCTCAACACCCGGCCCTACACGCTGGCGGCCTTTGTGATCTCCGGCATGTATGCAGGGCTCGCAGGCGGGCTGATGGCCTCGATGGACCCGCTTGCCGGAGCTGAGCGGATGCAATGGACCGCTTCAGGCGAAGTGGTGCTGATGACAATCCTTGGCGGTGCCGGCACGCTGATCGGCCCGGTTCTGGGCGCAGGCTTCATCAAATACTTCGAGAACATCTTCTCAAAAATCAACGACAACGTGCTGCACAGCTGGTTCAGCTTCATGCCCGACGGGATGGAGGATGCCGCCGTCTTCCTGCTCCATCCCTTCATCGGCAAAGGCTGGCATCTGACACTGGGCATCCTGTTCATGCTGGTGGTGATCTTCCTGCCCGGCGGACTGGTCGAAGGCGGCCAGCGGATCAAGGGCTGGCTCAGCCGCCGCAAGTCCAAGGACAGCGATACGTCCAGCGAAACCAACCCCGCGGAATAG
- a CDS encoding LuxR C-terminal-related transcriptional regulator — protein MSDLAFDHAPVGLAVLERRVITRCNLQFAATFGGTTADYTGLPIADLYPSQEDFNRIGALLQQPEAKSGSYSDERIMRRRSGALFWCRVRGRSVTPEAPFQTGIWSFADISEDRPVVSLTPREREVAILTCKGLSAKEIGQQLELSYRTVESHRAHLLQKFGARKLPELVAKLTGMPL, from the coding sequence ATGAGCGATCTTGCCTTTGACCATGCCCCTGTGGGCCTTGCCGTGCTGGAACGCCGCGTCATCACGCGGTGCAATCTGCAGTTTGCTGCGACCTTCGGCGGAACAACCGCAGACTACACCGGTTTGCCGATTGCCGACCTCTACCCCAGCCAGGAGGATTTCAACCGCATCGGTGCCCTGCTCCAGCAGCCCGAGGCCAAAAGCGGCAGCTACAGCGACGAGCGCATCATGCGCCGCCGTTCTGGCGCATTGTTCTGGTGCCGGGTGCGCGGTCGCTCGGTCACGCCCGAGGCGCCGTTTCAAACCGGCATCTGGTCGTTCGCCGATATCTCTGAGGACCGCCCCGTGGTCTCGCTCACCCCGCGCGAGCGCGAGGTGGCAATCCTCACCTGCAAGGGTCTGTCGGCCAAGGAAATCGGCCAGCAGCTCGAATTGTCCTACCGCACAGTGGAAAGCCACCGCGCGCATCTGCTGCAGAAATTCGGCGCCCGCAAGCTGCCCGAACTGGTGGCCAAATTGACCGGCATGCCGCTGTGA
- a CDS encoding substrate-binding protein, which produces MSEFDASRRRVLKTGAIAGAGVALPTIFTASSAAAFTNEPTGGTVTLGFNVPQTGPYADEGADELRAYELAVEHLNGGGDGGMMNTFSSKALQGSGILGKKVEYVTGDTQTKSDAARASAKSMIEKDGAVMITGGSSSGVAIAVQGLCQEAGVIFMAGLTHSNDTTGKDKKANGFRHFFNGYMSGAALAPVLKNLYGTDRTAYHLTADYTWGWTQEESIAAATEALGWSTVNKVRTPLAATDFSSYIAPVLNSGADVLVLNHYGGNMVNSLTNAVQFGLRDKVVNGKNFEIVVPLYSRLMAKGAGANVKGIHGSTNWHWTLQDEGSMAFVKSFGTKYGFPPSQAAHTTYCQTLLYADAVERAGTFNPCGVVEALEGFEFDGLGNGKTLYRAEDHQCFKDVLVVRGKENPTSEFDLLEVVEVTPRAQVEYAPDHPMFAGGQLGSCNPGA; this is translated from the coding sequence ATGTCTGAATTTGACGCATCGCGCCGCAGAGTCTTGAAGACCGGTGCAATCGCAGGCGCCGGTGTGGCGCTGCCGACCATCTTCACCGCCTCTTCCGCCGCGGCCTTTACCAATGAACCGACCGGCGGCACAGTTACCCTGGGCTTCAACGTGCCCCAGACCGGCCCCTACGCCGACGAGGGCGCAGACGAGCTGCGCGCCTATGAATTGGCGGTCGAGCATCTGAACGGCGGCGGCGACGGCGGCATGATGAACACCTTCAGCTCCAAGGCGCTGCAAGGGAGCGGCATCCTGGGCAAGAAGGTGGAATATGTCACCGGCGACACCCAGACCAAATCCGACGCCGCCCGCGCCTCTGCCAAATCGATGATCGAGAAAGACGGCGCAGTGATGATCACCGGCGGCTCGTCCTCGGGCGTTGCCATCGCCGTGCAGGGCCTGTGTCAGGAAGCCGGCGTGATCTTTATGGCCGGCCTGACCCACTCAAACGACACCACAGGCAAGGACAAGAAAGCCAACGGCTTCCGCCACTTCTTCAACGGGTACATGTCGGGTGCGGCGCTGGCGCCGGTTCTGAAGAACCTTTATGGCACCGACCGCACCGCCTATCACCTGACTGCCGACTACACCTGGGGCTGGACCCAGGAAGAATCGATTGCAGCCGCCACCGAGGCGCTGGGCTGGAGTACCGTGAACAAGGTCCGCACACCGTTGGCCGCGACTGACTTCTCGTCCTACATCGCGCCGGTTCTGAACTCGGGCGCAGACGTTCTGGTGCTGAACCACTATGGCGGCAACATGGTGAACTCGCTGACCAACGCGGTGCAGTTCGGGCTGCGTGACAAGGTGGTGAACGGCAAAAACTTCGAAATCGTCGTTCCGCTCTATTCCCGCCTGATGGCCAAGGGGGCTGGTGCCAACGTGAAGGGCATTCACGGTTCCACCAACTGGCACTGGACGCTGCAGGATGAAGGCTCCATGGCCTTTGTGAAATCCTTTGGCACCAAATACGGCTTCCCGCCAAGCCAGGCCGCCCACACCACCTACTGCCAGACCCTGCTCTATGCGGATGCAGTGGAACGTGCAGGCACCTTCAACCCATGCGGCGTTGTCGAAGCACTTGAAGGGTTTGAATTCGACGGCTTGGGCAATGGCAAGACCCTGTACCGCGCCGAAGACCACCAGTGTTTCAAAGACGTGCTGGTTGTGCGCGGCAAGGAAAACCCGACTTCGGAATTCGACCTTCTGGAAGTGGTCGAAGTCACCCCGCGTGCACAGGTGGAATACGCGCCGGACCACCCGATGTTCGCCGGCGGCCAGCTGGGCTCCTGCAACCCGGGCGCCTGA
- a CDS encoding ABC transporter ATP-binding protein — translation MGILEVKDVGKRFGGLQALSEVNLSVKENSVHAIIGPNGAGKSTLLNCLVGKLIPDTGSVMFDGQSVLGRAPYEINQMGISRVFQTPEIFGDLTVLENMMIPCFAKRDGAFELNALSSVLQQKDILERAEAMLVEMNMADKRHMHAAAMSRGDKRRLEIGMCLSQEPRLLLLDEPTAGMARADTNNTIDLLKQISDERDITIAIIEHDMHVVFSLANRITVLAQGMPLVEDDPQNIRGNPKVREAYLGESA, via the coding sequence ATGGGTATCCTTGAAGTCAAAGACGTGGGGAAACGGTTCGGCGGCCTGCAGGCACTGTCCGAAGTGAACCTCAGCGTAAAAGAAAACTCGGTCCACGCGATCATCGGGCCGAACGGTGCGGGCAAGTCCACCCTGCTGAACTGCCTGGTGGGCAAGCTGATCCCCGACACAGGATCCGTGATGTTCGACGGCCAGTCGGTGCTGGGCCGCGCGCCTTACGAGATCAACCAGATGGGCATTTCCCGCGTATTCCAGACGCCCGAGATCTTTGGCGACCTGACGGTGCTGGAAAACATGATGATCCCCTGCTTTGCCAAGCGCGACGGCGCGTTCGAGCTGAACGCCCTGTCGTCGGTGCTGCAGCAGAAGGACATTCTGGAACGCGCCGAAGCGATGCTGGTGGAGATGAACATGGCGGACAAGCGGCACATGCACGCCGCCGCCATGTCCCGCGGCGACAAGCGGCGGCTGGAGATCGGCATGTGCCTGTCACAAGAACCGCGCCTGTTGCTGCTGGACGAACCTACCGCAGGCATGGCCCGGGCAGATACCAACAACACAATCGACCTGTTGAAACAGATCAGCGACGAGCGCGACATCACCATCGCGATCATCGAGCACGACATGCATGTGGTGTTCAGCCTGGCCAACCGGATCACCGTGCTGGCCCAGGGCATGCCCCTGGTCGAGGACGATCCGCAAAACATCCGCGGCAACCCGAAGGTACGCGAAGCGTATCTTGGCGAAAGCGCGTAA
- the aat gene encoding leucyl/phenylalanyl-tRNA--protein transferase gives MSLTADLLLHAYSAGVFPMAEHRDDPEVFWVDPKRRGILPLNGFRISRSLAKRIRNGGFEVTVNRDFGAVVDGCADRAETWINGEIRDRYLDLHLMGNAHSLEVWQDGVLAGGTYGVSLGGAFFGESMFSRRRDASKVALAYLTDRLVQAGYRLCDTQFLTPHLASLGGIEVTRARYQALLREALKTDADFTRPAVPGPQLLLQRMTQTS, from the coding sequence ATGAGCCTGACCGCGGATCTTTTACTGCACGCCTATTCTGCCGGTGTTTTCCCGATGGCCGAACACCGCGACGACCCCGAAGTGTTCTGGGTCGATCCCAAGCGGCGTGGCATCCTGCCTCTGAACGGGTTCCGCATTTCCCGCTCACTGGCCAAACGCATCCGCAACGGCGGCTTTGAGGTCACCGTGAACCGGGATTTCGGCGCTGTCGTGGACGGCTGCGCCGACCGGGCCGAAACCTGGATCAACGGGGAAATCCGCGATCGCTATCTGGACCTGCACCTGATGGGCAACGCGCATTCTCTGGAGGTCTGGCAGGACGGTGTTCTGGCCGGCGGCACCTATGGTGTCTCGCTGGGCGGCGCTTTTTTCGGCGAAAGCATGTTCTCACGCCGCCGGGATGCTTCCAAAGTGGCATTGGCCTATCTGACGGACAGGCTGGTGCAGGCGGGCTACAGGCTGTGCGACACGCAATTCCTGACCCCGCACCTTGCATCGCTTGGCGGGATCGAGGTTACCCGTGCGCGCTACCAGGCCCTATTGCGCGAGGCCCTGAAAACGGATGCCGATTTCACCCGGCCGGCTGTGCCCGGGCCTCAGCTGCTGCTGCAGCGCATGACCCAGACATCGTAG